Part of the Streptomyces europaeiscabiei genome is shown below.
GCGGAAGATCACCAGCGCGCTCAACCAGTCCAAGACCACGGCCATCTTCATCAACCAGCTCCGCGAGAAGATCGGCGTGATGTTCGGCTCCCCGGAGACCACGACCGGTGGCCGCGCGCTGAAGTTCTACGCTTCGGTGCGACTCGACATCCGCCGCATCGAGACGTTGAAGGACGGCACCGACGCCGTCGGCAACCGCACCCGCGTCAAGGTCGTCAAGAACAAGGTCGCGCCGCCCTTCAAGCAGGCCGAGTTCGACATCCTCTACGGGCAGGGCATCAGCCGCGAGGGCGGCCTGATCGACATGGGCGTGGAGAACGGCTTCGTCCGCAAGGCCGGTGCCTGGTACACGTACGAGGGCGACCAGCTCGGCCAGGGCAAGGAGAACGCCCGTAACTTCCTGAAGGACAACCCCGACCTCGCCAACGAGATCGAGAAGAAGATCAAGGAGAAGCTGGGCGTCGGTGTCCGGCCTGAAGCACCCACCGCAGAGCCGGGTGCGGACGCGGCGGTCTCTGCCACGCCCGCGGACGACGCCGCGAAGACGGTGCCGGCGTCGGCTGCCAAGACCGCCAAGACCAAGGCCGCGGCGGCGAAGAGCTAGTCCGTGACGCGCAGAACGGACTGGGGCGAGTACGCATATCCCAGTGCCTCCGAGAGCCGGGGGCGCGGGGGTACCGGCGGGGGCGCCGGGGGGCCCACCGCGGACGGATACGGGTTCGGACCGTACGACGACACACCGTCGTACGGCACGGACGGGCTTCACGACGGTGAGTCCTACGACGATCATCCGAACGACGGCGACGGCGACGGCGATGGTGATGGTGATGGTGATGGTGATCCCGGTCGGTGGGAGGACGGCTCGCGCTCCGGCGCGGGCTCTGCCGCCGGAACCCGTCGGCGTGGCGGCGGTGCCTCGCGCGGTGCGGCCGGTGACGCGCCTGGCAGACGCGGCGGCCGGAGCGGTCGGCGGCGTGGCTTCGGGGAATCGGGCGACGGCCCGGACGGCGGGGGGCCACAGGACGGGGGTTCGTCTTTCTCGTCGAGGGCCGAGAAAGGGGAGTCCTCAGGGGACCCGGCTGAGCGGGCGCGCGCGATCTGCCTGCGCCTGCTCACCGGGACCCCGCGCACCCGCAAGCAACTCGCGGACGCCCTGCACAAACGCGAGATTCCCGAGGGCGTGGCGGACGAGGTGCTGTCGCGGTTCGAGGAGGTCGGGCTGATCAACGACGGTGCGTTCGCGGACGCCTGGGTCGAGTCCCGTCACCACGGCCGGGGCCTGGCCCGTCGAGCCCTCGCCCGGGAGCTGCGCACCAAGGGTGTCGACTCGACACTGATCGACGAGGCCGTCTCCCAGGTCGACGCCGAGCAGGAGGAGACCACCGCGCGCGAGCTCGTCGCCCGCAAGCTGCGCTCCACCCGAGGCCTGGACCGCGACAAACGCCTCCGCCGTCTCGCCGGCATGCTTGCCCGCAAGGGGTACCCCGAGGGCATGGCCCTCCGTGTGGTCAGGCAGGCGCTGGAGGAAGAGGGGGAGGACACGGAGGGACTGGGGGACGAGGGGTACTGAGCCGAGGGGATCGAGCGCGGGGTAGCGAGAGATTGGCGGGGGCCGGGAGCCTTGCGGGCGACGGCGCTCAGGAACCGTGGATCGGGGACGGGGACAGGGCAGGGACAATCCGGCGGCCCCCGAGCGGAGTTCACCGGGAGCCCACTCGTGTGCCAGGCGCTCAGAGCCGCTGGGGCCCTGGGCTCACTGCCAGTCGGCCGGGCGCTCCACGTGCTCCAGGCGCAGCACCCGTCCGGTGCGGCTGTAGCGGCGGATGCGGGGGAGGGGCGGGTAGTAGGCGTGTACGGAGATCGCGTGCTCCTCGGTGGACTCGTTGAGCACCTCGTGGACGTGGTGGCGCCCGAAGGAGCGGCCCTTGCCGGCGGAAAGCTGCCGCTCACGGTCGACGCCTTCGGTGAGTTCGAGGGTCTTCCAGCCGTCGGTGGGCAGCCGGGCGGCGAGTGAGTACTCCCTGAGTTCGCCGGCGGCGGTGACGAAGGCGCCCACCGAGTCGGCGTGGTCGTGCCAGCCGGTCCCGGTGCCGGGCGGCCAGCCGATGAGCCAGGCCTCGCTGCCGCCGGGGCCTTCGAGCCGTACCCAGGTGCGGCCCTCGGGATCGAGTGGGAGCGAGGCGATCAGTTCGTCGTCGGCGGCCGTCCGCCGCGCGAAGTCGAGGAGCTCCGCCTGTGTGGGGGTGGAGACGGCCCGCGCGGAGGCGGGGGGAACAACGGGGGACACGGACACGGGTACCGTCCTGAGGTGCGTTCGCTCGGGAGCGCGCGACGCCATACAGGCGGCGCGCGCGGATGAAGAGGAGAGATGCGAATTCAGCAGGACGGACGACACACGCAGCCCGCATAGCGGACGAGGTCCATATGGACCCTCCGCCACAGGCGCGTCGAGGTGTCGGTCACGGACCGGAGTAGACCATGACAGGGCGGAGCGGTCAACTGACCGTCACTATGTGGACACGCAGTGACGGTCGCGCCGACAGGCTCGGGTGTTCAGCCTGAACTCGCGGCGGCCCCGGTCGTCGCGGACTGCTGCTCCCCCACGCCCAGCGTCGCTGCCGCAGCGGTGTACAGGTCGGCCGGGCGTACGCCGCTCAGGGCCGTGACGAGGTATCCGTCGGGACGGATGAGGAGGACGGTGTGGGCGCCCGCGCCCGGGTAGGCCTCGGCGACCAGCAGCTCGGCGTGGTGCGGCAGGGCGGAGACGGCGGCGGCGAGGCGCGGCATGAGCCCGGCGCTCATCCAGTGCTTGCGCTCCCAGACCCCGGTACCCGGCGCGATCAACACGACCAGGAGCGCCCCGCGCCCGAGCCGGTCCCGTAGAGGCACGAAGGAGCCGTCCTCCGCGGTGACCTCCACATCCACGACCTGGGCGCCCGGCAGGGTGTCGACCGGAGTCTCCGCGGCGGCGCGCGGCGGCATGAGCGGGGAATCGGAGTACGCCCCCGGCGCACCGAGTGCCCCGCGCCCCAGGTGGCCGTCCGAAAGGAGTGCGTCGTGGCCCCGGGACGAGCCGGGGACGTACGACCGCAGGCCCTTCGCGCCGCGCAGCAGGGGGAGCACCTGGTCGGCGGCGCGGAGTCGGGTGGCGACGGCCGCGCGCCGTTCCGTCTGGTAGCTGTCGAGCAGGGCCTCGTGCGGGCCGTGGTGCCAGGCCAGGGCCAGTTTCCAGGCGAGGTTGTCGGCGTCCCGCAACCCCTCGTCGAGGCCCTGGGTGCCGAGCGCCCCGAGCAGGTGCGCGGCGTCCCCGGCCAGGAAGACCCGGCCGACCCGCCACCGCCGCGCGAGCCGGTGGTGCACGGTGTGCACGCCGGTGTCCAGCAGGTCGTACGGCGGTGTGGAGCCGCCCGTCCAGCCGGCGAGGGTCTCCCGGACACGGGCCACGAGGAGTTCGGGGGTCACGAGGTCCTTGCCCGGCGGCAGGAGCCAGTCCAGGCGCCAGGCGCCCCCGGCGAGCGGCCGTGCGGTGATCTCCCCGCCGGACGGTCCCGACGTACGCCACGGCGGCATGCGGTGCAGCAACGCTTCTCCCGGCCAGGGGAGTTCTGCGCGGAGTGCCGCCACCGCGTGCCGTTCCACCGCCGTACGGCCGGGGAAGCGGATGTCCTGGAGCTTGCGGACCGTCGAGCGCGGGCCGTCGCAGCCCACCAGGTAGCTGCCCCGCCACCAGGTGCTCTTGGGGCCGCGGGTGTGGGCCGTGACACCGGACTTCTC
Proteins encoded:
- the recA gene encoding recombinase RecA: MAGTDREKALDAALAQIERQFGKGAVMRLGERPNEPIEVIPTGSTALDVALGVGGLPRGRVVEVYGPESSGKTTLTLHAVANAQKAGGQVAFVDAEHALDPEYAKKLGVDIDNLILSQPDNGEQALEIVDMLVRSGALDLIVIDSVAALVPRAEIEGEMGDSHVGLQARLMSQALRKITSALNQSKTTAIFINQLREKIGVMFGSPETTTGGRALKFYASVRLDIRRIETLKDGTDAVGNRTRVKVVKNKVAPPFKQAEFDILYGQGISREGGLIDMGVENGFVRKAGAWYTYEGDQLGQGKENARNFLKDNPDLANEIEKKIKEKLGVGVRPEAPTAEPGADAAVSATPADDAAKTVPASAAKTAKTKAAAAKS
- the recX gene encoding recombination regulator RecX, which codes for MTRRTDWGEYAYPSASESRGRGGTGGGAGGPTADGYGFGPYDDTPSYGTDGLHDGESYDDHPNDGDGDGDGDGDGDGDPGRWEDGSRSGAGSAAGTRRRGGGASRGAAGDAPGRRGGRSGRRRGFGESGDGPDGGGPQDGGSSFSSRAEKGESSGDPAERARAICLRLLTGTPRTRKQLADALHKREIPEGVADEVLSRFEEVGLINDGAFADAWVESRHHGRGLARRALARELRTKGVDSTLIDEAVSQVDAEQEETTARELVARKLRSTRGLDRDKRLRRLAGMLARKGYPEGMALRVVRQALEEEGEDTEGLGDEGY
- a CDS encoding cupin domain-containing protein, which translates into the protein MSVSPVVPPASARAVSTPTQAELLDFARRTAADDELIASLPLDPEGRTWVRLEGPGGSEAWLIGWPPGTGTGWHDHADSVGAFVTAAGELREYSLAARLPTDGWKTLELTEGVDRERQLSAGKGRSFGRHHVHEVLNESTEEHAISVHAYYPPLPRIRRYSRTGRVLRLEHVERPADWQ
- a CDS encoding putative leader peptide — encoded protein: MTDTSTRLWRRVHMDLVRYAGCVCRPSC
- a CDS encoding FAD-dependent monooxygenase, which translates into the protein MDPVIIVGAGPVGLTLALALARQEVPSVVLDEGPGKDEQRLARTVVLNEDTAALLERLSGVPLSRAGCHWAGWRSMRRKQVMRQVRFGETDFDVTDVPPREASKGARGGPEDVVEGSADLPPLHIAQHVLTAALREAIAGERLVKVAVESRLDAIEQEKSGVTAHTRGPKSTWWRGSYLVGCDGPRSTVRKLQDIRFPGRTAVERHAVAALRAELPWPGEALLHRMPPWRTSGPSGGEITARPLAGGAWRLDWLLPPGKDLVTPELLVARVRETLAGWTGGSTPPYDLLDTGVHTVHHRLARRWRVGRVFLAGDAAHLLGALGTQGLDEGLRDADNLAWKLALAWHHGPHEALLDSYQTERRAAVATRLRAADQVLPLLRGAKGLRSYVPGSSRGHDALLSDGHLGRGALGAPGAYSDSPLMPPRAAAETPVDTLPGAQVVDVEVTAEDGSFVPLRDRLGRGALLVVLIAPGTGVWERKHWMSAGLMPRLAAAVSALPHHAELLVAEAYPGAGAHTVLLIRPDGYLVTALSGVRPADLYTAAAATLGVGEQQSATTGAAASSG